The Gorilla gorilla gorilla isolate KB3781 chromosome 23, NHGRI_mGorGor1-v2.1_pri, whole genome shotgun sequence genomic interval agATCCAATGTACTGCTGATGGCGCTTCTGGGGTCCTGCTTTTTGAGCACCCCCTTTGATATTTTGGGGGCACCTAGGAGAAGGTTCTGTGCCTCTGTGGCTGTCTGAATTCCTCTTCAAGCCACTAGTCGGCCTCTGGGGCTGTTGTTTATTCCTAGTGCCTTGTGGAGGCCCTGAAGCCCCAGTGTCGGGTGGATGTAGCCATGCAGCCTGGCTGTGGCCCCTGCACTGACCACATGGGGCTGGGCGGCTCAGGTCTGTGCTGGGCGacctcactccctcccctcttccctcacACTCCAGGTTGCCAGTCGCTAGGTCAGCCCACGGGGCCACGGTGTACAGTGACAAGCTGTGGATCTTTGCTGGCTATGACGGCAACGCCAGGTGGGTGGGGGTCCGGCCTGTGCACCCCACCTCCGACAGCACTGAGACCCGGAGCAGGCCATCCTGGCATTTGAGGGCTTAGGCTGGGAGGATTTTGAGTGCCTGGTGGATTTTGAGTGCCACTCTGTCTGGGGGTTTCTTGGGAGGGGGATGGGGAAAGAGGAGGATGGGCAGATGGAGGTGAGGGCCACTGGTTGGAGCCCCGTGGCTACCAGAGTAGCTTGGATGAGGATCCTCAGCCAGGAGTTGCCCTGCAGAGCTGAGTTGGTGGGCGGGTGGGCGGTGCCCAGGCTCAGGCCCAGCCCTGGTTCTTGCCCAGGCCAAAGGCCTTTTCCTCCTTATTTTAGAAAGttggttttgctttctttttctgatcaCAAAAGTAGCATATGCTGGTTTCCCAAAACTTCAGCATCATAGAAACTCCTAACGATGCAGTGATGGTGGCATCTGGGATATGTGTGTCCTCTCCCCACCCAGGAGGGACACTGAGTGAGGAGCTGGCACTGCCACACTGCCCCGATGTCATGCATGAGAGTACTTGTTCTGTCTGGGCCGGGCAGGGGGCCTGGCACAGCAGGGATTTGAGGCAGTGCCTGCCACCCCACAGAGAAGTTCCCGCCTCATGGCCGCACAAGTCTCCTACCCTGTGTGGGGGTGGGGCTCCTCCCTGCAGCCATCCCTTCCAGCCAGGACTAGGCCCACCCTGACCACCAGACCCAAGGGGTCCTCACTGGTCTGTCCTAATACAGGTTGAATGACATGTGGACAATTGGCCTCCAGGACCGAGAGCTCACCTGCtgggaggaggtgaggggcaTGGGGAGCCAGGGTGCAGGtggaggaggtgaggggcacGGGGAGCCAGGGCGCAGGTGGAGGAGGTGAGGGGCATGGGGAGACAGGGTGCaggtggagggaggtgggaggcagggggAGCCAGGCTGGGGGTGGAGGCTGCTTTCTTCCCCTTGCAAAGCCCAGCCTCGACCTGAGCCTCGCTCTCCTCCCTGGTGACCTGCGGGCCTTCACGACCAGTTCCTCACTGTGGCTGCACAGTGATTCGAGGCTTGGTGCTTTGGATGGGCAGAGCGCCACGTGTGTGAGGATGTGGTTTTGCTTTAATGCACCCTTTATTTCAGTGCAGTGAGGGCCGTCTGCTATCCAGTGTCCTGCTCCCTGGAGCTCCCCCTGGGCTTGCTTTCCCCTTTAGAAacatggaatttatttatttattcatttaaaaaaattttttttcagtcttctgGGCATGAAAAACATGAGTTTAGCCCCTGATGATTTAACCCTGACGATTTTAACCCCAGCTGTTCACAACTGGGCCCCGTGAAGTGGATGAGACAGGGCTATGAGCTGTTCCAAGACAAATGAATCTGTGAATCCTCATCTGGGGAAGTTTCAAGAATAAAAGCAGTCCCATCTCAGCAGTCTTGAGTGTGGTGAAATGTGAGCGGGCCCTGTGAGGCCGGGGCTGAGCTGTCCTCTCCCCCTGCAGGTGGCCCAGAGTGGCGAGATCCCCCCATCTTGCTGCAACTTCCCCGTGGCTGTGTGCCGGGACAAGATGTTTGTATTCTCTGGGCAAAGCGGAGCCAAAATAACCAACAACCTCTTCCAGTTTGAATTCAAGGACAAGATGTGAGTACTCTGGccagtggggtggagggaggacgGTCAGTTCCCTCGAATCCTTCTGAATATGAAGAACGCCCCTTGCACCTGGTGGCcgtggtaaccatccttctgagCTCTGCAAACAGCAGGAGGTTACAGCCCGGAGCAGGGATGTGCGGTGCCCCTGGCAGGTCCCCAGGATATGGCTGCAGCTTAGCAAGATAAGGCCTGGCGAGGAGGCCCCTGGCTAGGCCTCCCTCTGAATGTGAAGGACGTCCCCTtcctcatgaatagcttggtCAGTGCCACCAGTAACAGACGTGGCCTGCATAGATCTCAAATAATGGCAGAAGACCAGAGGGGCCTGCAGGTCCTGAGAGGTCTGGCCCATGCTGCCCCTGGCTGCTGGCCAGCCCTTGATCCCTGCAATGGGGCTGCAGGAGAGGGCACAAGGAGTGTGAGCTGCAGGTACAGGGGGTTTGGGAAGGGACTTGGGAGCTTCCCTGGAGGCCACGGGTGCGTGGGAGGAAGGGCAGGGAGCCCCAGGATGAGGGAAACTGTTGAGGGCCTGGGGCTCAGCATGGAGCCAGATGGCAGAGCCCTGCCAGGCCAGGATCTGTTCTGAAGTCTTCAGCTAACTTAGCAAAAGAGAGGACTTGCTGGGAGGTACTgggaagcctgggaggtggaaggtgcTGGAGCAGCATCAGGATGTGGGGTACAGGCAGCTCCCAGGATGGGGACTCAGCTGTGGGGATGCTCTGACTGGGCAGCGTGAACACAGTGACCTGCAATGGTCTCTGCACAACTTTACTCCCCAGAGAGCAGGACTGCCTGGCAGGTCAGATGCCACCCCCCTGCCCATCACTGTTGCCTGCTCCATGGGGAGAGGGGGGAGCTCTGGCAGGACCCTGCGATGGGCCACATGAAGCCAGGCAGGGCTGGTGCCAGTGCTGGATGGGGTGAGGGGTGCTCAGCGCAGGTGTCTAGGCCCTCCCTCTGGACCCTGGGCTAGTCACCGTAGGGGATGCAGGGGGACCTCCCAGTGAAGGCCTGCTGTGGGGAGGCCCCGAGGGTGAGCAGGAGCCCCTGTCCCAGCATTGATTCACTGTTGTGTACCCCCAGGTGGACACGCATCCCAACTGAACACCTGCTCCGGggctccccaccacccccacagcGGCGCTACGGGCATACCATGGTGGCCTTTGACCGCCACCTCTATGTGTTTGGGGGTGCGGCCGACAACACGCTGCCCAACGAGCTGCACTGCTATGACGTGGACTTCCAGACCTGGGAGGTCGTCCAGCCCAGCTCCGACAGCGAGGTGAGGGTGCCCAGGGGTGTCCTGACCTGCCAGCTGGACACCAGTAGCTCCTACCCTGCTCCCACCCAGCTCCTCACAGCTTTGGGGCCCCCTGGGGTTCCAGACAGCTACCAGGAGCAAGGCCAGGACACCTGGGCCTCAGCCCTGgacacctgccccggcctccagCCCCAGCTTCACCCCACAGCCTGCAGGTAGTTAACGCTTCACACCCCATCATGGCTGCATGGGGCTGCTGTGCTGCAGACCTTTCCTGGGAAGCCCACGGCCATGCAGCTCTTCCTTCTTTCAGAAGCCACTCTCAAGGCCAGGATGGTGGGGGTCTCTGGGCACCTACCTGGCCCTTGCCAACTGGTCTCATGCCCACGTGTCTCTCCTCTTCAGGTTGGTGGGGCTGAAGTGCCCGAGCGAGCCTGTGCTTCCGAGGAGGTGCCCACCCTGACCTATGAGGAGCGGGTTGGCTTCAAGAAGTCCCGAGATGTGTTCGGCCTGGACTTTGGCACCACCTCAGCCAAGCAGCCCACCCAGCCTGCCTCGGAGGTACAGGCTGGGATCCTCATTAAGACTCCATCACCCCCTGAAGCAGGTCCTGTGATCAACCCCTCTCAcacatggggagactgaggccccgAGAAATACTTGCTTGGGGTCACACCACAAAGGAGGTACAGGGCCAAGGGCCCTCACCCTGCTGGCCAGGCTGCAGCTTTCTGGGGTGGGTGCCACACACTGGCCCAAGTGCCCTGCCCACTCTGAGGGTCTCCATGGCCCGTCATGCCCCACTCGCCTACATGGGTACCAGGTCCCGCCTGTGTCTGTACCCAGGGGCCCTCATCCCTTGGGGACCCTGCCCCCTGGCCCTTCATGGCCATGAGGTGCCGCATCCTTGCCTTACCTGGCTGCACCAGCCGCACTGTGGAGGCTCTGCCCCCCCGCCATTCCACCCTGCCTTCTTGTCCCCCAGCTGCCCAGCGGGAGGCTCTTCCACGCGGCTGCTGTCATCTCGGACGCCATGTACATCTTCGGGGGCACGGTGGACAACAACATCCGCAGCGGGGAGATGTACAGGTTCCAGGTGTGGGGCCTGTGGGCCTGTAGAGCCGGCTGGGTGGACGGATCCCCTGTGATGAGAAACTAAGGCCAAGTGGGGGGGCAGGGCTTATCCAGGCCATTGCCAGGGCCACACCTGGCAGGATGGAAGCCTTGGGAGGAGCCCTGTGGGCTGAGGGTGGGCTGAGGTGGCACTAAAGTGGGCAGCCTTCATGCAGTGGGGCAGGCAGATGGTGCTGGGGCTCACGGCAGAGTCAGTGGAGGGAGCCGGGCCAAGCTGGGCTCAGCACCAGAGCCTCACAGGCATCATAGCCTGGCCCAGGGCAGAGCCAGGCCTGACAGTGGCTTGCATTGACAGCCCCTTCCAGGCCTGGAGGAGCAGGTGGTCAGGGCAGGGACTCACAGCCACAGTGAGGTCAGGGccggcttcctggaggaggttgGGATGTGCTGGTGGGGGCCAGTGTGAGGACGCAGGTCCAGGCAGAGTGGAGACGGCAGAGCTCTGCTGAGGCCTGGGGCCCAGCCGAAGGCAAGAGAGGCAGGGGAGCCCTTTCCTGCTGTGGAGCCGGCCGTGGACAGTTGCAGGTGCTGAGGCTGGAGCCAGGCTGTATTTTCAGGGTTGGGTGGCGGCTGCTTCCTCTCCTCAGCCAGGCCCACCTGCCTCCTGGGCCCTGAGGGTCAGCATGGGCCAGGTGGGGACCTCAGGGTCGGCCTGCGCAGCCACACTGGGGCCACCCTGCTGTCTGCAACATCTAGTCTCACTGGGCCCCTCTTGCAGTTCTCCTGTTATCCTAAATGCACGCTGCACGAGGACTACGGGCGGCTGTGGGAGAGCCGCCAGTTCTGCGACGTGGAGTTCGTGCTGGGTGAGGTGGGTGCCTGTCCTTGCGCCCTGCTCTGCCTGCTGTGCCCGGGCAGTGGGAACTTCGCCCCTCAGAAAAACAGCTGCTGGCCTGGTGGTGCTgaccttggctggctgggtctCTGTTCTCTGGGGCGAGGGTCCTGTGCCCTCTGCCAGTGCATCATTCTTTGTGCAGAAGGAGGAGTGCGTGCAGGGCCACGTAGCCATTGTCACAGCGCGGAGCCGCTGGCTTCGCAGGAAGATCACGCAGGCGCGGGAGAGGCTGGCCCAGGTGAGGTGCCTAACCGCCCTGCCCTGACCTGGCAGCCATGCCTGGTGTCCACTGGGGTGCCCTTGAGCTCCCTTCTCCCCACAGAAGCTGGAGCAGGAGGCCACCCCAGTTCCCAGGGAGGCCCCCGGCGTGGCTGCTGGTGGggcccggccgcccctgctgcACGTGGCCATCCGGGAGGCCGAGGCCCGGCCCTTCGAGGTGCTCATGCAGTTCCTCTACACCGACAAGATCAAGTACCCACGGAAAGGTCCGCCTGGGTGGGGGTGGAGCAGGGTTGGTGTGGGCTGGGGTGCGGACAGCAGAGCCAAAAGGTGGGTGCTGCCAGCCCTGCTGTACTGATGGGCCCCCTGAGGCTCAGAGGCTGCAGGTCACCCTCATTACCCATGATCACTGCAGCTGGACGCCATCTGAGTCCCCCGAGGCCTTGTTCCTACCTAGTGGCCCCAACCCACACTCTTCCATGGGGGGAGCCCTGCGCCCtgtgccctgccctcccctctccgGCTCCCTGAGATTCGGGGGCTCTGGGGCGCAGGCCATGTGGAGGATGTGCTGCTCATCATGGACGTGTACAAATTGGCACTGAGCTTCCAGTTGTGCCGCCTGGAGCAGCTGTGCCGCCAGTACATCGAGGCCTCCGTGGACCTGCAGAACGTGCTGGTCGTGTGCGAGAGTGCCGCCCGGCTGCAGCTGAGCCAACTCAAGGTGTGGGGTGGGGTCAGCGTGATCAGGGTTGGGTGGGGTGTGCTCAGGCTTAGGCCCCCTCCCTGCCCACCACTGTAAGCCCCTCGCCCAGCCTGGGGCCCTGGCTTgactctgcctgcctgcctgtgccTGTCTGCCCCAGGAGCACTGCCTGAACTTCGTGGTAAAGGAGTCCCACTTCAACCAGGTGATCATGATGAAGGAGTTCGAGCGCCTCTCCTCTCCACTGATAGTGGAGATTGTGCGGCGGAAGCAGCAGCCGCCCCCTCGCACTCCCTTGGACCAGCCAGTGGACATTGGTAGGGAGCCCCGTTCCCCTTCCCTGGGGGCTGGGAGGGATGGTGTTCATCTGCGGCAGGAGATTGGGAGCCATGGAGAGCACCTGCCAGGCcctcggggtgggggtgggtgccaTGGGACCCCAGAGTGCTCTCCTGGGTACAGGGAGGAAACAGATGAAGGCAGAAGCCCCCGATCCATGGGGCTTGTCACAGTGGGCTGTGTCCTGGTGACCTGGGATTTCCTGAGCCAATTTCTGGGGGTGGACATGGGGCACCTCTTTGGGGCTAGGATGTCAGGTCTGATGGCCCAGGGTCACAGTGATCAGTCTCTGGACTTCTCTTTGCTTGTAATGTCACAGGCCCCTTCATTCCCCCAGCTCTCCCTGGGGCTCGTGCTGACCCCGGTTGCTGGCTCTTGGTGATGTCTGCAGGCACCAGAGGCCATGCAGTGGGCCTGGAGGGGGCTTGATCATGAGGTCAGCGAGGGGGTACAGCAAGCTGGGTGGAAGATGAGACGCTGGGTGGTGGGCTGTGTGTGGGGCATAGTGCTTGAGTCGGCCAGGGCGCTGAGGGAGGACAGAATGTGGCTGATGGTGCCTCAGGGCGAGTGAAGCCTTCTGCCTGGGTGAAGTTTTGTTCAGGGCAGCAACATGGGCAGATATGCAGGAAGGTAGTGCCGTGGGGCCCCAAGGCCAGAATCCCAGGCTGTACCTGCTCAGGGACCCTCCTACCCCCAGGCACATCTCTGATCCAGGACATGAAGGCATACCTGGAGGGAGCGGGCGCGGAATTCTGTGACATCACTCTGTTGCTTGACGGGCACCCACGGCCAGCCCACAAGGCTATCCTGGCCGCCCGCTCCAGGTGGGTGGGGGCTGGACAGGAGGCGAGGGTGGGCCTGGATGGTGTCTTCGTTCTGCTGATGGCCAGGTGCCTACCGCTCGTTGTCTGCAGCTACTTTGAAGCCATGTTCCGGTCCTTCATGCCCGAGGACGGGCAGGTGAACATCTCCATCGGGGAGATGGTGCCCAGCAGGCAGGCCTTCGAGTCCATGCTGCGCTACATCTACTACGGCGAGGTCAACATGCCGCCCGAGGACTCGCTGCATCCTCACTCCCCAAGGAATTCCCAGGTCCCCACCAAGGGGTCCTGGCACCCACCTCGGGTGGCTTTGAGGCCCGCTCTCCTGCCCCAGCTAGGCGATGTGGGCCCAGCGCCTCCCTCCAGAGGGTTTGCTGGTGcctggggctgggcctggtgcTCTCTGAAGCAGTTGGCAGCTGGCAGGGAGGGGTTTGCAGCCAGGAGGAACCAGTGGGTTCCTGACCCTCACAACTGCCCAGAGGACGGGGTGGGTCATTGCTTTGTGTGACAGTTGAGCACAGACATGGAGCTACTCCTTATGTCACTTCAGTAGGGGTCTGAACATGGAGGATCAGGATGCCTGTTAGGCCTGCAAGGCCATGGAACAGCGCTACAGATGTGCAGACACTATTTTTCTGGGGAGGGGATTCATGGTTTTCTTTGGATCCTGAATGGGGCCTTTGACCCACTAGTTCAGAATCCATTTGGAGAGCATGCTGGCGTGGGGGCTTGGGGCTCCAGCTGCACCCTTCCCTGTCCTTCCCTGGGAGGGTGCGGGCGGACCAGCTTCCTTTAGTCAGCTCCTTAACCAGGCCCCAGCTACTTGTTTGCGGCCCCCTACTACTACGGCTTCTACAACAACCGGCTGCAGGCGTACTGCAAGCAGAACCTGGAGATGAACGTGACGGTGCAGAACGTGCTGCAGGTAGCCCCCCAGCCCCGTGCACACAGCTGCAGCTCCCACTGAGTGGGTGAAAGGGGCAGCGCCTCAAGGTCCCTGCCATTGCAGATCCTGGAGGCAGCTGACAAAACGCAGGCGCTGGACATGAAGCGGCACTGCCTGCACATCATTGTGCACCAGTTCACCAAGGTCAGGGCTCTGGCCTCCCCTTCAGGACTCGCTTCCCCTTGGCAGTGGCCATGCCCAGGCAGGGAGGGTGCCCAGGCTCTGTGGTCCCCTGCACTCGTGGGCCCTGGGGGTGAGAGAAGCAGAGCAGCCCATCACTGGCTGCACCTTGCTTCATCCTTGGGACCAGCCTGAGCCCTGAGCAGGGTGGGCCCCACAGGGCTCCACTGCCCACCATGGCCCTTAGGTGGATCTGGTCCCATCTCCTTCCGGCCTGCTTGCCTTACAGGTCTCCAAGTTGCCCACGCTACGGTCGCTGAGCCAGCAGCTGCTGCTGGACATCATAGACTCCCTGGCCTCCCACATCTCAGACAAGCAGTGCGCAGAGCTGGGCGCCGACATCTGAGGCCCTGTGGCGCCTGCCCATTGTGAAGAATCGCCgtgcctgcctgccctgcctACTGAGAAGACTACCGGCTATGCGCATGCCTATGGCAGTGGGTGCACCTGCCAGGCCAAGGGTCAGGGTGTCCAGAGCCTCCAAAGAGAGCTGAGGGGATGTGGGGCCCCAAACTCCTTAATTCACTGAAGACACAGGTCCCACAGGGAGCAGATGATGAAGCAGACCCCCTCCCGTCATCACCCTCTCCTGGTGTAGTGTGGATGAGAGGCCACGGCTCAGTGATGGGCTCACCACCCAGAAGTGGGGAGAGACCTTGGGCCTCCCACCCAGTGGGGCATGGCCTGGCTCCTGTGGCCTGGGCGTGTTGTGGACTCAGGCACTGAGGCCTGTCACCAAGGCTCCTCCAACATGCGGGAGGAGGCTTGGCTTAGCAGACTTGGCGCTGCACCAGCGAATCTGCCTGGGCTGCTCCTGTCCCACCCACCCTCACTGAGATCCATGTAAGGGGCTCCTCTTCCCACCTGGAACTTGTGAGTGGGGACCCATGATGTATGGGTCTCACCTGACTTGAGGTGAATTTTGGAGTGAAGGGTCCTGAGGTCAGCTCCCAGGTCGGTCGTGCTGGGCCAGGCCTGGTTTTCACAGGGGCTGAAGGATCCCAGTCCACCTGTGTGCATGTCAGGGCTTGGCCGGAAAGAAGCCAGCAAAGTCCCCCGTGTCCCTTGCTGAGTATTCTGTCACAGACAAGCCTCCATTAAAGCCACAGCAGTGctacccaccacacacaccttgCTGGCCCGGCCACCACTGCTGGCTTCAGCCCCTTGAGCAGCCCATGGCTTAGCAGACCCCCAGATGTAGGTCAGTGGCCTTACCTGTCTCTATCCATGCTGTCAACTCCTGCCCCCACCTGGGGTCACCCAGTCACATTGGGAAGGGCTGTGAAGGCCTCCAGGCTGGCCCCTCCCAGGGGAATCCTGGAGGACTGGGGTGGGCTCCTGCCCCTTCTGCCCTGCCTTGCCCCTGCACTATGCTCTTGGCTCCTGTGGAAGGAGGGCTGCCCTCTTGCCCTAGTGAGGGCCCCATGTGGATCCACTCTGGTGCTGGGAGCCAGCGCTCCCTTACTGGGAACAGGATTCCAGGACCCCTTTCTTGTTGTGGCTGCCATGAAGCCACAGCTCCTTGGGAAAGTGACCTGCTCTCCTTTGGCTGTATGCAGGTGTGTGGGGGGCCCTGAGTGGCAAGTTGCTTAGCTAACAGGAGATCCATAGGCAGCCTGCAGGCTAGGAAGTGGCCTAGTGCAAGATGAGCTGGGAACAAGGGAGGAGAGAGCAGGAGCTGGGGCAGAGGCCGAGCCGGGAGGCCCTTgaggtgaggacacagcaggCCCAGGACCATGGCTGGGGAGGATATGTCAGCACCTGGAAGTGGAGTGCTGGCTGCGGCGCCCAgccatgtgggccaggtgcaTTCACTCAGAGTGGGGCCACACACCCACCTATCCAGTTTCCACCAGATGTGGCTCCTGCCACACCCACAGGGCAGCCTCATCCAAATCCCTCCTGGAGGGGCCTACCCAGAAGCCTTGAACCAGTCTGCAACCCTGCTCTATGCTGACCCTTGTCACTGAACCCTGATCTAGACttatatgaataaatgaaattacaTGCCAAGGGCCCTAAaaagcaaattttacaaaattgtgTGGCAGTTTCTGGGACTAGAATGAATTTCATTTGTGCTCCTCGGCAGGGAGAGGCCATACTTGCAGTGAGTCACCCAACAGACGGAGCTGTTTGAGAACTGCAGCTGCAGCAAGGCCTTCCAGGTTCCTGGGAGTTGAAGGAAAAGGATGCTGAGGTCAGGACCTGAGTGCTTGTCTCCATGTTCTGGCCACCTCTTCCTAGATTTCCAGGGACTAGCTTGTTGGGGCTTTACTACCTGGTGACATGCCCCAGGAGGTTGATGATTGTCATCATCATCCCTGTTTTTCAAATAGAGATGGTAGTGAAGGGGGCGGGGAGAGGGTTGTCCAGCTTACCCACCAGGCTGATGGGGCCTGTGGACAGAAGCCTGTCATGCTCCTGCTTGAGAACCGGATCTAGACTGGGTTTTAGAAGTGTTCTCAAAGGGGCTGGCTGGTTTAAGTCAGGGCTGTTTCAGATCCTATGGAAAGGGCGCCTGGAGCTGTCTTCCTGGCCCCTATTCACACCATCCTGCCCCTTCAGAGAACCACGGAGCTGTGCTAGCAGGGCTGACTGCCACCTGTCTACCAGTAGCTCTGAGGGGTGAGAGCCAGGCTCCCTGTTCTCCTTGGCAAAGAGCTTGGACTGAGCCCTCTAGGACCTGCAGCCACTGTCTGGGGCAGCAAGCTTAGTACTCAGAGGGGCTCCAGCCCCCAGCTGAGCCAGACAGCAGGCCCTCCGTCTAGAATCCGCTTTATTATGGCACCTGGTGGGTCTGGTGGGATCTgagggaggaagaggctgcagtcTTGCTGGGCAGCCCCTCAGGCCATGCTGCTGCTCAGCTGCATGGCAAAGTCCTGCACATGCTCCTTCAGAGTCTGGCGGGCATCTGCCTGTGCCCGCTTCTCCCGTGCCCGCTCCTGCTGCAGCTTGGTCAGTCTCAACCGCAGCCGCTGCTCCCGCCGCTTGCAGGCCTGCAGCTGGCGCTGGGCCTTGTCAAGGGCATCAAGGGCTGCCTCGGCTCGCCGCTTCCAGAGTAAGGCGCTGCCCACCTGGTAGCTGTGTTCATTCTGGATGTAGGCTCCGGCGGGTGGGGGCAGGCGCAGCATATAGGCTGAGGGGGAGACTGGCCGTGGTTCGAGAGGGGAGGGCTGCCGCTCTGGTGAAGGCTGGGCGCTGCAGCCTGCTTCatctgcctgggcacccaggggGCCCAGTAGGTCTGAAAAGGGGCTGCTAAGGCCAGGCTCCAGCCTCCCAGCTGGGGAGGCCGGCAAAGTGGCAGGTGCTGAGGCCTCTTCCACAGGAAAGCAGGTGACATCAGCAGGTGGAGGTGGAGAAAATGGAGTTGTGGGCCCTCGGCCCTCGGAGCAGCTGgtaagggggaagagagagactgATGGGCTTGGCTGAGGGCTTGCCAGACCCCACTCCACCAGCCCACCTGATCCACCCTTAACACCCAAACCCGATCCACAGGCTCTGTGCAGCAAGAACCTTGTCCAGCGAGACTGCTGGCAGACACCCCTAGGGCCCAGTCCCTCAGCCtaggggtgggagtggggcatcccccacccaaatcacatACCGCTTCCTGCATCGTCTGAGCCGGCTGACTTCAGGGGGGCCAGGTGGATAACTGTGTCCTTTGGTCTTGGTTGTCCGGCGCAACTTGGAGAAAGACTCAAATATGGTGGGGACTGCCCCCTCCTTTAGCCTGTGATATCCGCTGTGGGGAAAAGCAACCCAGATGAGCTGGAGAGCAAGTGCTGCCTCCCCAGGCCAATCTGCCCCCAGCACCAGCGCCGTGGGAGGCTGGAAGGCATCGTGCAAACAATACGTCTGGGGAACGCCAAGTTACAGCTACACCAATCGCTTCCCCGCAGGACTCCTCAAAGTCCAGGTGTGTGGAAAGCCTGCATAAGCCGAGCTGGGCTGACCAGCCAGAAAGAATTCGTTGATTTGTGGACTTGCTGGCAAGACTGGGGCTCTGAAAAATACTCTCTGGAAAGCCTCCTGTTTTCCCCTTGTGTCACAGGCACAGCGATCCTGGGGGTGGGTTTCACTGTGCAGAGCTGGGAACAGGAAACAGCCCCCTTGGACGCAGGCTGCTCAAGGGACTTCAGGACCTGCAGCTGTCCCAGTCCGCCGGGAGCCCCACGTCCTACCCCAGCGTCGGCCGGCAGGGAGGCCCACCTGATTCCCACCAGCTCAAAGCAGTTCTCCTCAAAGTGTTTGGAGCAGAAGTAGATGTACTCGGACGCCGGGTCCCACAGGCCCTGGCCGCTGGGGTCCAGCCGCTGGCAGTTGGCCAGCCACAAGCCTCGCCTCGGGttgtccttcttgggaagtcTGTGGAGCCACAAACCCGTGAGCACCAGGCTGTCCACAGCCCTGGGCTCATGCTGCCCAAGCTCCCCAGAGGGGAAACGCAGACCCAACACGCGCCGCCACGAGACCTCCCTGCGACCCCGCCGGGTAAGCACCACCGCCCGGGCACAGACGAGGCAACGGAGGCCTCGAGAAGAAAAGCAGTTTCCTCAGCGTCATCTGGCAGGTAACAGAGTGGGGCAGGTCCAAGCCGGCTAGACTTCCCGTCCTCCCCTTCCCGACTGCATTCAGTCCCGCCGGGACCGTTCCGCTTCACCTCCCACCCACAGGTTCAAGCCTCCTCAGTATCTGAGAAAGGCGCGAAGCCTCTACGCAGCTGCGACCCGAGGCGAGCAACAACTAGCGCATGCGCACGTGAG includes:
- the LZTR1 gene encoding leucine-zipper-like transcriptional regulator 1 isoform X3: MAGPGSTGGQIGAAALAGGARSKVAPSVDFDHSCSDSVEYLTLNFGPFETVHRWRRLPPCDEFVGARRSKHTVVAYKDAIYVFGGDNGKTMLNDLLRFDVKDCSWCRAFTTGTPPAPRYHHSAVVYGSSMFVFGGYTGDIYSNSNLKNKNDLFEYKFATGQWTEWKIEGRLNDMWTIGLQDRELTCWEEVAQSGEIPPSCCNFPVAVCRDKMFVFSGQSGAKITNNLFQFEFKDKMWTRIPTEHLLRGSPPPPQRRYGHTMVAFDRHLYVFGGAADNTLPNELHCYDVDFQTWEVVQPSSDSEVGGAEVPERACASEEVPTLTYEERVGFKKSRDVFGLDFGTTSAKQPTQPASELPSGRLFHAAAVISDAMYIFGGTVDNNIRSGEMYRFQFSCYPKCTLHEDYGRLWESRQFCDVEFVLGEKEECVQGHVAIVTARSRWLRRKITQARERLAQKLEQEATPVPREAPGVAAGGARPPLLHVAIREAEARPFEVLMQFLYTDKIKYPRKGHVEDVLLIMDVYKLALSFQLCRLEQLCRQYIEASVDLQNVLVVCESAARLQLSQLKEHCLNFVVKESHFNQVIMMKEFERLSSPLIVEIVRRKQQPPPRTPLDQPVDIGTSLIQDMKAYLEGAGAEFCDITLLLDGHPRPAHKAILAARSSYFEAMFRSFMPEDGQVNISIGEMVPSRQAFESMLRYIYYGEVNMPPEDSLYLFAAPYYYGFYNNRLQAYCKQNLEMNVTVQNVLQILEAADKTQALDMKRHCLHIIVHQFTKVSKLPTLRSLSQQLLLDIIDSLASHISDKQCAELGADI
- the LZTR1 gene encoding leucine-zipper-like transcriptional regulator 1 isoform X4, producing the protein MAGPGSTGGQIGAAALAGGARSKVAPSVDFDHSCSDSVEYLTLNFGPFETVHRWRRLPPCDEFVGARRSKHTVVAYKDAIYVFGGDNGKTMLNDLLRFDVKDCSWCRAFTTGTPPAPRYHHSAVVYGSSMFVFGGYTGDIYSNSNLKNKNDLFEYKFATGQWTEWKIEGRLNDMWTIGLQDRELTCWEEVAQSGEIPPSCCNFPVAVCRDKMFVFSGQSGAKITNNLFQFEFKDKMWTRIPTEHLLRGSPPPPQRRYGHTMVAFDRHLYVFGGAADNTLPNELHCYDVDFQTWEVVQPSSDSEVGGAEVPERACASEEVPTLTYEERVGFKKSRDVFGLDFGTTSAKQPTQPASELPSGRLFHAAAVISDAMYIFGGTVDNNIRSGEMYRFQFSCYPKCTLHEDYGRLWESRQFCDVEFVLGEKEECVQGHVAIVTARSRWLRRKITQARERLAQKLEQEATPVPREAPGVAAGGARPPLLHVAIREAEARPFEVLMQFLYTDKIKYPRKGHVEDVLLIMDVYKLALSFQLCRLEQLCRQYIEASVDLQNVLVVCESAARLQLSQLKVIMMKEFERLSSPLIVEIVRRKQQPPPRTPLDQPVDIGTSLIQDMKAYLEGAGAEFCDITLLLDGHPRPAHKAILAARSSYFEAMFRSFMPEDGQVNISIGEMVPSRQAFESMLRYIYYGEVNMPPEDSLYLFAAPYYYGFYNNRLQAYCKQNLEMNVTVQNVLQILEAADKTQALDMKRHCLHIIVHQFTKVSKLPTLRSLSQQLLLDIIDSLASHISDKQCAELGADI